AGCCCGACTAAGGCGGCGCTTAGAAGAGGGTTGAGCTGTTCAGGGGGCAAGGCCCACTCAGCTCTTAACGCTGGTGCGATGAAGCCGACGGCAGCAGTATCCAATCCATCAACGGCAGTCACGAGAAAGCACAAGCCGATCACTAGCAAGTGAAGGCGGCCAATCGGTTGGCTGTTGATGAAATCTTGAACGTCCACACTATTTTTATTTTGCGCTGCAGACATGATGACCTCGGCGAGCATAGAAAAAACGTAGTAGCCAGCTGAATCAGCCGGCGTTTCTTACACTACGCGGACTTCGATCTCACCTAGGCGATCAATGCCGCCCGTCATCACTTCGCCGCGCTTAACCGCACCGACGCCATCTGGCGTACCGGTCATGATCAGGTCGCCAGGCTGCAGCTCGAAGTAGCGGGACAGCCACGCGATGGTCTCTTGGACAGACCAAATCAAATGGCTGACGTCGCTCCGTTGGCGGTCTTCGCCATCAACCTTCAACCAGAGACCGGCTTGAGTCGCGTCGCCGAAGCTGGCCGCCTCATGAATGGGGCCGATTGGAGCCGAGCGATCAAATGCTTTTCCGATTTCCCATGGACGCCCCATTTCACGCATTTTCATCTGCAGGTCACGGCGTGTCATGTCGAGACCAACTGCATAGCCCCATACGTGACCCAGTGCATCGGCTTGCTCGATGTTGCTACCGCCCTTGCCGATC
This genomic stretch from Pseudomonas synxantha BG33R harbors:
- a CDS encoding fumarylacetoacetate hydrolase family protein translates to MTYVVAPQAVTALAIHGSDDTFPVRRVYCVGRNYAAHAREMGFDPDRDPPFFFCKPTDTVVPVQYGHTLELAYPNETNNYHYEIELVVAIGKGGSNIEQADALGHVWGYAVGLDMTRRDLQMKMREMGRPWEIGKAFDRSAPIGPIHEAASFGDATQAGLWLKVDGEDRQRSDVSHLIWSVQETIAWLSRYFELQPGDLIMTGTPDGVGAVKRGEVMTGGIDRLGEIEVRVV